One Phaseolus vulgaris cultivar G19833 chromosome 4, P. vulgaris v2.0, whole genome shotgun sequence DNA window includes the following coding sequences:
- the LOC137838136 gene encoding protein NDL1-like isoform X1, protein MAESVSVDMEVIFLGGKEHHIRTGCGSVSVIVCGDQDKPPLITYPDVALNYMSCFQGLFFCPEAASLLLHNFCIYHINPPGHELGAPAVCPDDPIPSAENLADQIIEVLNYFRLGAVMCMGASAGAYILSLFATKYRERVVGLILVSPLCKAPSWTEWFYNKVMSNLLYFYGVCGVLKECLLQRYFSKEVRGDAEFPESEIVQACRKLLDERKSINIFRFLQAINERPDITERLKRLKCRTLIFVGDSSPFHSEALHMTSKLDKRYTALVEVQGCGSMVTEEQPHAMLVPMEYFLMGYGLYRPCHRSGSPRSPLSPSCISPELLSPESMGLKLKPIKTRV, encoded by the exons ATGGCTGAATCTGTTTCAGTGGACATGGAGGTGATCTTTCTAGGCGGAAAG GAACATCATATTCGAACGGGCTGTGGTTCTGTATCTGTTATAGTATGTGGCGATCAAGACAAACCACCTCTGATCACTTATCCAGATGTAGCATTAAATT ATATGTCTTGTTTCCAAGGATTATTTTTCTGTCCAGAGGCAGCTTCTTTGCTTCTTCACAACTTCTGCATATATCATATCAATCCCCCTGGGCATGAG TTGGGAGCTCCAGCAGTTTGTCCCGATGATCCAATCCCTTCTGCTGAAAACTTAGCAGATCAAATAATTGAGGTTCTGAACTATTTTCG GCTTGGTGCAGTGATGTGTATGGGAGCATCAGCTGGGGCTTACATTCTTTCGCTATTCGCC ACAAAATATAGGGAGCGTGTTGTTGGCTTAATACTTGTATCTCCCTTGTGCAAAGCTCCTTCTTGGACTGAATGGTTTTATAATAAG GTGATGTCAAATTTGCTATATTTCTATGGTGTGTGTGGTGTGTTGAAAGAGTGTCTCCTCCAGCGCTACTTCAGCAAG GAAGTTCGTGGTGATGCTGAATTCCCAGAATCAGAGATAGTTCAAGCTTGCAGAAAA CTACTAGATGAGAGAAAGAGCATCAATATCTTTCGGTTTCTTCAGGCTATTAATGA GAGACCTGATATAACAGAAAGATTGAAGAGATTAAAATGTCGTACACTTATTTTTGTTGGGGACAGCTCTCCTTTCCATTCTGAGGCTCTTCATATGACTTCAAAACTTGATAAGAGATACACGGCCTTGGTCGAG GTCCAGGGTTGTGGATCAATGGTTACAGAGGAACAGCCACATGCAATGCTGGTTCCTATGGAGTACTTTCTAATGGGATATGGGTTGTATAGGCCATGCCATCGCAGTGGCAGCCCAAGGAGCCCTCTCAGTCCATCTTGCATCTCTCCTGAGCTTCTTTCCCCAGAGAGCATGGGATTGAAACTAAAGCCTATAAAGACACGTGTTTAA
- the LOC137838136 gene encoding protein NDL1-like isoform X2, giving the protein MAESVSVDMEEHHIRTGCGSVSVIVCGDQDKPPLITYPDVALNYMSCFQGLFFCPEAASLLLHNFCIYHINPPGHELGAPAVCPDDPIPSAENLADQIIEVLNYFRLGAVMCMGASAGAYILSLFATKYRERVVGLILVSPLCKAPSWTEWFYNKVMSNLLYFYGVCGVLKECLLQRYFSKEVRGDAEFPESEIVQACRKLLDERKSINIFRFLQAINERPDITERLKRLKCRTLIFVGDSSPFHSEALHMTSKLDKRYTALVEVQGCGSMVTEEQPHAMLVPMEYFLMGYGLYRPCHRSGSPRSPLSPSCISPELLSPESMGLKLKPIKTRV; this is encoded by the exons ATGGCTGAATCTGTTTCAGTGGACATGGAG GAACATCATATTCGAACGGGCTGTGGTTCTGTATCTGTTATAGTATGTGGCGATCAAGACAAACCACCTCTGATCACTTATCCAGATGTAGCATTAAATT ATATGTCTTGTTTCCAAGGATTATTTTTCTGTCCAGAGGCAGCTTCTTTGCTTCTTCACAACTTCTGCATATATCATATCAATCCCCCTGGGCATGAG TTGGGAGCTCCAGCAGTTTGTCCCGATGATCCAATCCCTTCTGCTGAAAACTTAGCAGATCAAATAATTGAGGTTCTGAACTATTTTCG GCTTGGTGCAGTGATGTGTATGGGAGCATCAGCTGGGGCTTACATTCTTTCGCTATTCGCC ACAAAATATAGGGAGCGTGTTGTTGGCTTAATACTTGTATCTCCCTTGTGCAAAGCTCCTTCTTGGACTGAATGGTTTTATAATAAG GTGATGTCAAATTTGCTATATTTCTATGGTGTGTGTGGTGTGTTGAAAGAGTGTCTCCTCCAGCGCTACTTCAGCAAG GAAGTTCGTGGTGATGCTGAATTCCCAGAATCAGAGATAGTTCAAGCTTGCAGAAAA CTACTAGATGAGAGAAAGAGCATCAATATCTTTCGGTTTCTTCAGGCTATTAATGA GAGACCTGATATAACAGAAAGATTGAAGAGATTAAAATGTCGTACACTTATTTTTGTTGGGGACAGCTCTCCTTTCCATTCTGAGGCTCTTCATATGACTTCAAAACTTGATAAGAGATACACGGCCTTGGTCGAG GTCCAGGGTTGTGGATCAATGGTTACAGAGGAACAGCCACATGCAATGCTGGTTCCTATGGAGTACTTTCTAATGGGATATGGGTTGTATAGGCCATGCCATCGCAGTGGCAGCCCAAGGAGCCCTCTCAGTCCATCTTGCATCTCTCCTGAGCTTCTTTCCCCAGAGAGCATGGGATTGAAACTAAAGCCTATAAAGACACGTGTTTAA
- the LOC137838136 gene encoding protein NDL1-like isoform X3, whose protein sequence is MSCFQGLFFCPEAASLLLHNFCIYHINPPGHELGAPAVCPDDPIPSAENLADQIIEVLNYFRLGAVMCMGASAGAYILSLFATKYRERVVGLILVSPLCKAPSWTEWFYNKVMSNLLYFYGVCGVLKECLLQRYFSKEVRGDAEFPESEIVQACRKLLDERKSINIFRFLQAINERPDITERLKRLKCRTLIFVGDSSPFHSEALHMTSKLDKRYTALVEVQGCGSMVTEEQPHAMLVPMEYFLMGYGLYRPCHRSGSPRSPLSPSCISPELLSPESMGLKLKPIKTRV, encoded by the exons ATGTCTTGTTTCCAAGGATTATTTTTCTGTCCAGAGGCAGCTTCTTTGCTTCTTCACAACTTCTGCATATATCATATCAATCCCCCTGGGCATGAG TTGGGAGCTCCAGCAGTTTGTCCCGATGATCCAATCCCTTCTGCTGAAAACTTAGCAGATCAAATAATTGAGGTTCTGAACTATTTTCG GCTTGGTGCAGTGATGTGTATGGGAGCATCAGCTGGGGCTTACATTCTTTCGCTATTCGCC ACAAAATATAGGGAGCGTGTTGTTGGCTTAATACTTGTATCTCCCTTGTGCAAAGCTCCTTCTTGGACTGAATGGTTTTATAATAAG GTGATGTCAAATTTGCTATATTTCTATGGTGTGTGTGGTGTGTTGAAAGAGTGTCTCCTCCAGCGCTACTTCAGCAAG GAAGTTCGTGGTGATGCTGAATTCCCAGAATCAGAGATAGTTCAAGCTTGCAGAAAA CTACTAGATGAGAGAAAGAGCATCAATATCTTTCGGTTTCTTCAGGCTATTAATGA GAGACCTGATATAACAGAAAGATTGAAGAGATTAAAATGTCGTACACTTATTTTTGTTGGGGACAGCTCTCCTTTCCATTCTGAGGCTCTTCATATGACTTCAAAACTTGATAAGAGATACACGGCCTTGGTCGAG GTCCAGGGTTGTGGATCAATGGTTACAGAGGAACAGCCACATGCAATGCTGGTTCCTATGGAGTACTTTCTAATGGGATATGGGTTGTATAGGCCATGCCATCGCAGTGGCAGCCCAAGGAGCCCTCTCAGTCCATCTTGCATCTCTCCTGAGCTTCTTTCCCCAGAGAGCATGGGATTGAAACTAAAGCCTATAAAGACACGTGTTTAA
- the LOC137838139 gene encoding uncharacterized protein: MEATDLVPLVGENYALKLKHSMQELLSEISKESPNLSPFVSTFYELMQAKVDPPFEAIWAYAAISFRGRNPEKGDALDMILAAKDLFQLLSACSGSVCASKSIVLLAPVVFALHGVMVELLGRELRCKREKKAMREVKSLVDVVLGYISLSCHNKVYEEESESSRLIFPFTDLARLWVDMNDEAVESLLPLVSSDVCGWICSKGFHVDYLGGAIIMEVLLLKLCLSFHLATSRDGLESKLKSWAVSSISSFQNTYFLEILMRTALETPLPFISILKPEDEILSRKVLFDAVLLVDYPFLYSNVKYIKNLTLTRLVATHGAVEYFRGLGDQNRAISYIKAFSASGLPLQIVKWVTSQNVLEEKVGKANGSSPRALIHWLLSLENRGIRVFEDDDILKSHATSGLDISKPEHPASNLERKIADGDLFYVDNAGEEGNAGEDDKQNNLISDAFVAAAQTMKLPDRKRKGKHSEKKIKFVKYDLHQNSEPVKARTSTADDSSSGESEVEDPISDTDA, from the exons ATGGAGGCCACAGATTTGGTCCCTTTAGTGGGTGAGAACTACGCCCTCAAGCTGAAACACTCAATGCAAGAACTCTTGTCTGAGATTTCCAAAGAATCTCCAAATTTGTCTCCTTTCGTCTCTACGTTTTACGAATTGATGCAAGCGAAGGTTGATCCACCCTTCGAGGCGATATGGGCCTATGCTGCAATAAGCTTTCGTGGACGTAACCCGGAGAAAGGCGATGCCTTGGATATGATATTGGCCGCGAAAGACTTGTTTCAGTTGCTTTCTGCGTGTTCAGGTTCTGTTTGTGCTTCAAAGAGCATCGTTTTGCTGGCTCCTGTTGTTTTTGCGCTTCACGGAGTGATGGTGGAGCTGTTAGGGAGGGAATTGAGATGCAAGAGAGAGAAGAAAGCTATGAGGGAGGTGAAGTCTTTGGTGGATGTAGTTCTTGGGTATATAAGCCTTTCTTGTCATAACAAGGTTTATGAGGAGGAATCTGAATCCTCGAGATTGATTTTTCCTTTCACTGATTTGGCTCGTCTTTGGGTGGACATGAATGATGAAGCGGTTGAATCTTTGTTACCTCTTGTGAGCAGTGATGTTTGTGGCTGGATTTGTTCCAAAGGGTTTCATGTTGATTACTTGGGTGGTGCTATTATCATGGAAGTGTTGTTATTGAAACTTTGTCTTTCTTTTCATCTGGCAACGTCAAGGGATGGATTGGAATCGAAGCTGAAGAGTTGGGCTGTTAGCTCAATATCTAGCTTTCAGAACACGTACTTTTTGG AGATCCTTATGAGGACGGCATTGGAGACACCATTGCCTTTTATCTCAATACTG AAACCTGAAGATGAAATTCTATCAAGGAAAGTTTTGTTTGATGCTGTACTATTGGTGGACTACCCTTTCCTCTATTCAAATGTCAAGTACATAAAAAACCTCACCTTGACGAGATTGGTTGCTACTCACGGGGCTGTGGAGTATTTTAG GGGACTTGGTGACCAGAATAGAGCTATCTCTTATATCAAGGCATTTTCTGCTTCTGGATTGCCATTGCAAATAGTTAAATGGGTTACAAGCCAGAATGTTTTGGAGGAAAAAGTAGGCAAAGCTAATGGATCCTCTCCCAGAGCTCTTATAC ATTGGCTGCTGAGCCTTGAGAACCGAGGGATCAGAGTTTTTGAAGATGATGATATTTTAAAAAGCCATGCTACATCAGGTCTTGATATTTCCAAACCCGAGCACCCTGCAAGTAACTTGGAGAGAAAGATAGCAGATGGTGACCTTTTTTATGTTGATAATGCTGGGGAAGAGGGAAATGCAGGTGAGGATGATAAGCAAAACAACTTGATTAGTGATGCGTTTGTAGCTGCTGCCCAAACTATGAAGTTACCCGATCGGAAACGAAAAGGAAAACACagtgaaaagaaaattaaatttgtcAAATATGATCTCCATCAAAACTCTGAGCCAGTCAAAGCCAGGACTTCAACCGCAGATGATAGTTCAAGTGGTGAGAGTGAAGTTGAGGACCCGATCTCAGATACAGATGCATAA
- the LOC137838143 gene encoding uncharacterized protein has product MKGVFWVLVVAVVVAAWMPLSHCSKKPVGVARKEDIPYIRCQVCEKLAKELHQQVQKKQAEISPKKISEYQIIEIAENVCNLKKAEADWILRIDIVEEGDRLQLEEQDSEGQCNSECKTIERACQDVIGYSDTDVAEYLYSSKPDIDSLRNYLCKDLTKACSTKPPPVPKNRAPGEPFAAKSSKEAEMEKLLKSMEGMPGAPGMKMYSRDDLMNMNNFGGEDGDDEDEDEDDETNFPSKLGKVLKAKESGKRDWKQVIKKGIEDTSKTLKKHANKVSNHIRQWWRGKKRTTSKKGGKQEL; this is encoded by the exons ATGAAGGGAGTGTTTTGGGTCTTAGTTGTAGCAGTGGTGGTTGCAGCATGGATGCCCCTCTCACACTGTTCCAAGAAACCGGTTGGGGTGGCTAGAAAGGAGGACATTCCGTACATAAGGTGTCAAGTGTGTGAGAAGCTCGCTAAGGAGTTGCATCAGCAGGTTCAGAAAAAGCAAGCTGAGATCTCTCCCAAGAAg ATCTCTGAGTACCAGATCATTGAGATAGCGGAGAATGTTTGTAATCTGAAAAAAGCAGAAGCGGATTGGATATTGCGCATAGATATTGTGGAGGAAGGAGATAGGCTGCAG CTTGAGGAACAAGACTCTGAAGGACAATGCAATTCGGAATGCAAGACAATTGAGCGAGCCTGTCAGGAT GTTATTGGATATTCGGATACTGATGTTGCTGAATATTTATATAGTTCCAAGCCCGATATTGATTCATTGCGCAATTATCTCTGCAAAGACCTTACTAAAGCATGCAGTACCAAGCCACCTCCTGTCCCTAAG AACAGAGCACCTGGAGAACCATTTGCTGCAAAGTCTTCCAAGGAGGCTGAAATGGAAAAACTGCTGAAATCAATGGAG GGCATGCCTGGAGCACCAGGCATGAAAATGTACTCGAGGGATGATTTAATGAACATGAACAATTTTGGTGGTGAAGATggtgatgatgaagatgaagacgAGGATGATGAGACGAACTTCCCATCAAAATTG GGAAAAGTTTTGAAGGCAAAAGAAAGTGGAAAAAGAGACTGGAAACAGGTGATAAAAAAGGGAATTGAGGACACAAGCAAGACACTGAAGAAACATGCAAACAAAGTTTCTAATCATATACGACAGTGGTGGAGGGGAAAGAAGAGAACCACTTCAAAGAAGGGAGGGAAGCAAGAGCTTTAA